A part of Notolabrus celidotus isolate fNotCel1 chromosome 21, fNotCel1.pri, whole genome shotgun sequence genomic DNA contains:
- the LOC117805448 gene encoding uncharacterized protein LOC117805448, which translates to MRSTSLGPVNRFQGLQTTIRYETTQIQRRFLRFAYQGKAYEYQVIPFGLALAPRVFTKCVEAALSPLRSSGIRIFSYIDDYLICSHSREQGNQRFGCGDRGEINVSHALPLPFRAGKSHIIQTMPTPARPHGFSDICSAPGASDDEGFSALSSGVAPLPAQTPQPASESNADVFGCAPPVEGRCGSRVRRRARHGVIQGNHDDGRVPVRLGSDLVGQNSERYLEPEAGSGPHKCFRALGSVPSFTAFPAVYPGSPCSGENGQLHSGGVYKPPRRDSLTTVTHVGSENDHVEQHTAPVTSSDTCARGVEQGGGSSVTGEPAIRGMDTPSAGGGTNMAEIRPGSRRSLRLARKRSVSAVFLPVRGECPSRYGCSSPPMAGRAALCISSAQPDLSHISQGETAEFVADSDCTTVDIEALGSRDNTNSGRRAVASPHTQGSSDPSARRDLPPAPGPHSTLGLARERWNLNAAGLPAQVIDTIQSARAPATRSLYSGKWRVFEEWCVMRQIVPYQCSVVDLLSFLQELVDKKKAFSTIKVYLAAISACHVGFGDKPVGQHPLVCRFMKGARRKLPVSRLLVPLWDLSVVLDALSRHPFEPMGAVEMKFVPLKTALILALTTAKRVSDLQALSIRPSCLQFGPGLTKVCLRPNPVFVPKVLESAYKCPTVELLAFHPPPFSSVEEQRLHTLCPVRALHMYMCRTAEFRKEDQLFVSWATPHRGKPLSRQRLSHWIVEAISLAYSSKGLQPPQDLRAHSTRSMATSWALFKGVSVQDICAAASWASPHTFVRFYRLDVSGPSLAQAVLDKNLPLSL; encoded by the exons ATGCGCAGTACATCCCTGGGTCCTGTCAACCGTTTCCAAGGGTTACAGACTACAATTCGCTATGAAACCACCCAGATTCAACG GAGGTTTCTCAGATTCGCTTATCAGGGAAAAGCCTACGAATACCAAGTCATCCCGTTCGGGCTGGCGTTGGCACCGAGGGTGTTCACCAAGTGTGTGGAAGCAGCGCTGTCTCCGTTACGGAGCAGCGGCATCAGAATATTCTCGTACATAGACGATTATCTGATATGCTCCCATTCACGCGAACAAGGCAATCAGAGATTCGGCTGCGGTGACAG AGGGGAGATTAACGTCTCTCATGCATTGCCTCTCCCTTTTCGAGCGGGGAAAAGTCATATCATTCAGACTATGCCTACGCCTGCTCGGCCTCATGGCTTCAGTGATATCTGTAGTGCCCCTGGGGCTTCTGATGATGAAGGATTTTCAGCGCTAAGTAGCGGCGTTGCGCCTCTGCCCGCGCAGACACCTCAGCCGGCGAGTGAAAGTAACGCCGACGTGTTTGGCTGCGCTCCGCCCGTGGAGGGACGCTGCGGCTCTCGCGTCAGGCGTCGCGCTCGGCACGGTGTCATCCAGGGTAACCATGACGACGGACGCGTCCCTGTCAGGCTGGGGAGCGACCTTGTCGGGCAGAACAGTGAACGGTACCTGGAGCCCGAGGCTGGCTCAGGCCCACATAAatgttttagagctttgggCAGTGTTCCTAGCTTTACAGCATTTCCTGCAGTTTATCCAGGGTCACCATGTTCTGGTGAAAACGGACAACTCCACAGTGGTGGCGTATATAAACCGCCAAGGCGGGACTCGCTCACTACAGTTACACACGTTGGCTCGGAAAATGATCATGTGGAGCAGCACACGGCTCCTGTCACTTCGAGCGACACATGTGCCAGGGGTGTTGAACAGGGGGGCGGATCTTCTGTCACGGGGGAACCCGCTATACGGGGAATGGACACTCCATCCGCAGGTGGTGGAACAAATATGGCAGAGATACGGCCGGGCAGCCGTAGATCTCTTCGCCTCGCGAGAAAACGCTCAGTGTCCGCTGTATTTCTCCCTGTCCGAGGTGAATGCCCCTCTAGGTATGGATGCTCTAGCCCACCCATGGCCGGACGTGCTGCTTTATGCATTTCCTCCGCTCAGCCTGATCTCTCCCACATTAGCCAGGGTGAGACAGCAGAGTTTGTCGCTGATTCTGATTGCACCACAGTGGACATCGAAGCACTGGGTAGCAGAGATAACACAAATTCTGGCAGACGAGCCGTGGCCTCTCCCCATACGCAGGGATCTTCTGACCCAAGCGCACGGCGAGATCTACCACCCGCACCCGGACCGCATAGCACTCTGGGCTTGGCCCGTGAGAGGTGGAACCTGAACGCAGCAGGCTTGCCAGCGCAGGTTATAGACACCATTCAGAGTGCGAGAGCACCCGCAACCCGCTCTCTTTACAGTGGTAAATGGCGGGTTTTTGAGGAATGGTGTGTCATGAGACAGATCGTTCCTTATCAGTGTTCAGTGGTTGACCTGCTGTCTTTTCTGCAGGAACTGGTGGATAAGAAAAAGGCATTTTCTACAATTAAAGTGTACTTAGCGGCCATCTCCGCATGTCATGTGGGTTTTGGGGATAAGCCTGTGGGGCAACATCCTCTTGTGTGCCGGTTCATGAAGGGTGCACGGCGCAAGCTCCCGGTTTCCAGGCTCCTGGTGCCCCTGTGGGACCTTTCAGTGGTTTTGGATGCCCTCTCTCGTCACCCATTTGAGCCTATGGGGGCAGTAGAGATGAAGTTTGTTCCTCTGAAAACAGCTTTGATTTTGGCGTTAACCACAGCGAAACGCGTGAGTGATTTACAGGCTTTGTCTATTCGCCCTTCCTGTTTACAGTTTGGCCCAGGGCTCACCAAGGTCTGCCTGCGGCCCAACCCTGTATTTGTGCCGAAGGTGCTGGAGTCAGCCTACAAGTGTCCCACAGTGGAGCTTTTGGCATTCCACCCACCCCCTTTCTCCTcagtggaggagcagaggctGCACACTTTGTGCCCGGTACGGGCTCTGCACATGTATATGTGTAGGACAGCAGAGTTCAGAAAAGAGGACCAGCTGTTTGTATCATGGGCAACCCCTCATAGAGGTAAGCCGTTGTCACGCCAGAGGCTGTCACATTGGATTGTGGAGGCTATTTCTCTGGCTTATAGTTCGAAGGGCTTGCAGCCCCCCCAGGATCTGAGGGCTCATTCCACGAGGAGCATGGCTACCTCTTGGGCCCTGTTCAAAGGGGTTTCTGTGCAGGACATTTGTGCTGCTGCGAGCTGGGCGTCGCCACACACTTTTGTCAGGTTCTATAGGCTGGATGTCTCTGGGCCATCCCTAGCACAAGCTGTGCTGGACAAGAACTTGCCATTGTCATTGTAG